The following proteins come from a genomic window of Liolophura sinensis isolate JHLJ2023 chromosome 13, CUHK_Ljap_v2, whole genome shotgun sequence:
- the LOC135480866 gene encoding probable ATP-dependent RNA helicase DDX31 — MTRTGASYLPSRETPRTYQEAATFFQLKMEEDVHHDKELFQLSQKAYQSFVKAYATYPAHLKSIFHVKNLHLGHLAKSFALRDTPKDIGIGFSKIMASLKHKRKRDINKITFREGETAKKQRTSLMSEFSSGSKGRRKAFSGPGVRKRKKARK, encoded by the exons atgactcggacGGGGGcttcttacttgccttcg AGGGAGACACCCAGAACTTACCAGGAAGCTGCCACCTTCTTCCAGCTGAAGATGGAGGAAGATGTGCATCACGACAAAGAGCTTTTTCAGCTCTCACAGAAAG CCTACCAGTCTTTCGTCAAGGCGTACGCCACGTACCCAGCACATCTCAAGTCCATCTTCCATGTGAAAAATCTACACCTAGGCCACCTGGCTAAAAGCTTCGCACTCCGAGACACACCCAAAGACATCGGCATTGGATTCTCTAAAATAATGGCATCCCTGAAGCACAAGAGAAAGAGggatataaacaaaat AACATTCAGAGAAGGAGAGACCGCCAAAAAGCAGAGAACAAGCCTGATGTCCGAGTTCTCTAGTGGAAGTAAAGGCAGGAGAAAGGCTTTCTCAGGCCCTGGCGTCCGCAAGCGGAAGAAAGCCCGAAAGTGA
- the LOC135480864 gene encoding toll-like receptor 13, protein MTTTSGIDSHVDTGIVDSNHGSIGKTRTSTLVNAQAGLTLADTGDQEFLSSLHITRMKDGVSDDLQCGFDQKPANLDNSCPLSAFCKCTKSKREMKCTGNIPYIPVPPAYVTSVTVLRASLGTLTKQTLTNVTNVSLSCLNLSHSEITHIEKDVFLGLKFCQGAELDLSGNNRIYFEELKMAFCNIASSNVSVLKLDNMDFKTFSSYLLDCLLGSKIRSLSLRNNKFLTFSGQALSQLGELTMLTLTYNNITYLQDVEGFRNLTFLGLRWNNFRKIPRLFKETSPDDSVYPKLWMLRLGYNRILEIAKEDFSGLRNLKYLELKFNYIRSLANNLFREMPKLEGLYLKHNYIRQTSSFAFNSSSLRYLELSVNAFHFITADTKNFFKLCPNLDVLDLTDNIMDINNPDLKELFSPLSKLTRLIIENMRIYKRLLEPLFRVLPSLRELIASSNSISDWTPGVFTEAKKLEKLYMDSNKISTISEYSFPKYLLANLKKLNLAGNPFACTCDLMWFRNWIRTTNVTIVALNHTCYKCYSPKEWKHKNLLSFNPTVESCTVKKLNLPLILGASLGTAAVVIAITVTVFVRYRMHISYCCFLTRSKLKGYTEIENTEEYDYDAFVVYSATDRNWVIQELLARVEDREGFKLCLYDRDFIPGTDIVDNIMVNMEASRKVILVLSDSFAASEWCEWELKMAQHKLLDERREILILVKLGDIQYRNMTNRLMLLMRDKIYIDWSDCELSRDMFWQKLIRALSRPSEPTAA, encoded by the coding sequence ATGACTACAACATCAGGAATAGATTCCCATGTCGACACAGGTATCGTGGATTCTAACCATGGTAGCATTGGCAAGACGAGAACCAGCACATTGGTTAATGCACAGGCTGGGCTGACACTTGCAGATACTGGGGACCAGGAATTCCTCTCTAGTCTGCATATCACAAGGATGAAAGATGGTGTCAGTGATGACTTACAATGTGGCTTCGACCAGAAACCTGCAAATCTTGACAACAGTTGTCCTCTGTCAGCTTTCTGTAAATGCACTAAGTCGAAGAGAGAAATGAAGTGCACTGGTAACATACCGTACATCCCAGTGCCTCCTGCTTACGTGACTTCTGTCACGGTTTTACGCGCGTCGTTGGGAACGCTGACAAAACAGACTTTGACTAACGTAACTAACGTTTCCCTGTCATGTCTAAACTTGTCACACTCGGAGATAACCCACATCGAAAAAGATGTATTTCTCGGATTGAAATTCTGCCAAGGAGCAGAATTAGACCTGAGCGGGAATAACCGTATATACTTTGAAGAGCTAAAAATGGCATTCTGTAATATCGCTTCTTCCAATGTGTCCGTACTAAAGTTGGATAACATGGACTTCAAGACTTTCTCTTCTTATCTTTTGGACTGTTTATTAGGTTCAAAAATAAGAAGTTTGAGTTTACGTAACAACAAGTTTTTGACGTTCTCGGGTCAGGCTCTGTCACAGCTGGGAGAACTGACCATGTTGACTCTGACGTACAACAACATTACCTATTTACAGGACGTTGAAGGCTTCAGGAATTTAACTTTTCTTGGGCTGCGTTGGAACAATTTCAGGAAAATCCCACGACTTTTCAAAGAGACCTCGCCTGATGACAGCGTCTACCCAAAACTTTGGATGCTAAGACTTGGATATAACCGAATTCTGGAGATAGCGAAAGAGGACTTTTCCGGTCTACGAAACCTTAAATACTTAGAGTTGAAGTTTAACTACATTAGAAGTCTCGCAAATAATTTGTTTAGGGAAATGCCCAAATTAGAAGGACTTTATCTTAAGCATAATTATATCCGCCAGACTTCCAGCTTCGCTTTTAATAGCTCCTCCTTACGTTATTTGGAGCTCTCAGTAAACGCTTTTCATTTCATCACTGCCGACACTAAAAACTTCTTCAAACTGTGTCCAAACCTGGATGTGCTTGATTTGACGGATAATATTATGGACATCAACAACCCTGATTTAAAGGAACTTTTTTCTCCGCTCTCTAAGCTCACACGACTGATAATAGAAAACATGCGTATCTATAAACGTCTACTTGAACCTCTGTTTAGGGTTCTTCCTTCATTGAGAGAATTGATTGCCTCCAGTAATAGTATCAGTGATTGGACGCCTGGTGTATTCACAGAGGCCAAGAAACTGGAAAAACTTTACATGGACTCTAATAAAATTTCTACGATTTCCGAATATTCATTTCCTAAATATCTCTTGGCCAACCTCAAGAAATTGAATCTAGCCGGCAACCCTTTCGCTTGCACCTGCGATTTAATGTGGTTCAGGAATTGGATTCGAACCACCAACGTAACCATCGTGGCTCTGAACCACACATGTTACAAATGTTACTCGCCGAAAGAATGGAAACATAAGAACCTGCTGTCCTTCAATCCTACAGTAGAATCTTGTACTGTGAAGAAGTTAAACTTGCCCTTAATACTTGGCGCGTCCCTGGGTACGGCTGCCGTCGTAATTGCGATTACTGTGACTGTGTTTGTTCGTTACAGGATGCACATTAGCTACTGCTGTTTCCTTACACGTTCCAAACTCAAAGGATACACGGAAATCGAGAACACGGAAGAGTACGATTATGACGCCTTCGTCGTTTATAGTGCCACAGACCGGAACTGGGTGATCCAGGAACTCTTAGCCAGGGTGGAAGATAGGGAAGGATTTAAGCTATGTTTGTACGACAGGGACTTTATACCTGGAACCGACATTGTAGACAATATCATGGTTAACATGGAGGCCAGCAGGAAAGTTATTCTCGTCCTTTCTGATAGCTTCGCTGCCAGCGAATGGTGTGAATGGGAGTTAAAAATGGCCCAGCACAAGCTTCTCGATGAAAGGAGAGAGATTCTTATCCTAGTGAAACTAGGAGACATTCAGTACCGTAACATGACGAACCGACTAATGCTTCTGATGCGAGACAAGATATACATAGACTGGTCTGACTGTGAACTGAGCAGAGACATGTTCTGGCAGAAGCTGATCCGGGCACTTAGCAGACCGTCGGAACCCACCGCAGCCTGA